The region TTCCCTGGTGCAGAGGAGATGGAAAGAATTCCACCAAGACATAGTGTCCTACAGTAAACTGCTTGTATATACTTCTTGGGAACAGCCAGAGTCCCTACATCCCCAGACAATGCCATGTATAAGGGACCGTCCATTTTAAGCCTAGAGATATTGATGCAGCATAGAACTTCCAGGGCAGCTGCTAGAATTACCAGCTAATGCAATAATCCAATGTTTACCAGGAATAACAGCAGGAGTGCCGCCAAGCCTCGTCAGAACAAAGGACCTAAGTATTTTAAGTATTTTAACCATTGTATTTTTCCCACTCGTGACCTTCTCAAAATCCCTTATTATCCCTAACATGCTCATGTGGGTTTAGAGGGCACAAACACACAACTCTAAGATCAGAACCATGGGATTAGCGAAAATGTGATCGCAAACCTGGGACTAGCCACCTGGTCTACGTAGACTTAGGTAACTAGATACCAGATCTTCTGTGTGGCCTGTATCACCATAATATTCAGAGAGGAAATCTTTAATGGCAAACATTGCGTGTCCTCATAATATATAACAGATCTCAAAAAGGGTAAAATAATAGTCATCCTAGAGCCATAATCAAGACACCATTGAAAGTATATCCACTATCAGTCTCCATCTAGGTCTGCTGGTGTGGTAAGGTGAACGTGGAGACACGTATGTGAACCAGTAAGTCTATAGGCTTCTGGTTTGTGTCTCTGTCTGAGAATCCAGCAGAAAgccaaaagaaagctgaaatatcacagtgaccagactgatggCATGTGTTGCGCAGCCTAATATGGACTAGAGACTACACTATACTTCACATGTAATGCCGAGAACATTCAGGAAAAAATCCACAAGATGAGTGCTCCACACTACATAACTGGGATAAACCTGTATGTCTGGCCTAAGGAAGCAGCAGAGGAGAATGTAAAATATGTAAGACAATGCCAGGAACTTGCCTCTTCAATGGCCACATTTATGGCTTTGATTTGCACTGTTTGCTTACCTAGAAGTTTCCTTACGCCAACTCGGCACTCTCCATAAGGACAACGTATACCCCTTACAGCTTTTATCAGAGGCCTCACATTCAGCCAAATCAGATCTGATGagaggcaaacaccctgaaacaagtGTCTGCAAATGAAGTTTGTGGTGTGGCTTACAATCCCGTCATGTGCCAAGGCCTGTTAAAGGGTCAGTatggacttttaggattgctacatccagtaCGAGGCACTAGAGTTCCCATCCTATTTCTAGCTGAAGAAGTTATATGCACACACTAAAAGTATCAATGCTAGTTTATGGAGTATAGGAGAAACGCCAACTGTACCACCACCATCCATACAAACTGGAGTTCTACACTGTCAATGGATAGCGAAGTATTAACGCGAGGAAATGGTTAGATGTGTCTTTCAGTTGGGAATGGCATGTATTCATTGCATGATTCACTGTCACTGTGAGTTTTCTAACTTTCACTCTCCTGCTCACTCAGCTTCACCTTTGGATCTCCAGTCAGGAGAAGACTAAGGTCCTCCTTACACTCTGTGTACGGGAAGCACGCTCTCTTTCTGCACTTCTATAACCCATCACCTGCACCTCTCTGTCCTTCTGTAGCCATGGATAAAGTCCAGCACATAAGATCTGCCATGAGGAGAGCCTCAAACATTGAGGTCACCCCGCAGACCCGCCGAAACCTCCAGGAACTGTTTGTGAATTTTTCTCTGATTCTCATCTGTCTTCTTCTCATCTGTATCATTGTGATGCTCCTCTGAGCTTCTCCATTGCTGTAGATACCCCAACGGAAAGACTAAACTGCCCCCCACCCCCCAAGCACCACCATAAAGATGTGATGTCAAATTTATCACAATGCACCAGTTCTTGGCTTTGTATGCAGTGTGTCATTTCTTTTCACTTGTAAATTGATATTTATATTATTGCACAATAAACCTACCTTAGCATTTTCATTGCCGCCTATAATGTGGTCTAACATAGGTGTGTGGATTTGTAGTGTGACCCTATGGAGTGACATCACCTAAATAAAAGTACGATCACGCAACAGAGTGCGACATCTGACTTATGACTTCTTGTAACTAACTTCTCAGGAACTGAGTGTCGGCATCTTGTCCTTAGAGCTTATACAGTGGCAGATCCACACACTAAAAACCACTCCTTTAACTCTTTGGGTCCAGTTCCACTGAGCGATGCACAGCGCTAATGTTTTCCATAgtaatagcctgtttacactggCAGACCAGGCATCACATGTGCGTGATTGTTCAGGGCGCATAGGCTGCCACAGTTCTCAGCAGCGCAGGTCCTATGTACACAAGACaacgtgctgctgagaacgatgatcttttgatCTAACCAAAAGATCACTTGAACCAATGAACCAGTGTTTTGCTCATTCTTCAGGTGATCGTCAGCCTTTTTAGACTGCATGATTATCAGGAAACAAGGGTTCCTTGGAGCACTTATTCATGATGATCGGCCAGCGTAAATTCACTTTTAATTAAAAAGTTACATCTTTCTAGTGAGTTATGGCTCGTCTTATGTATCTTTACTGGAAAAGATATCAGGGATTTGTCTACATTTTACACGTGGTCAAATGACAAGAAAGTACCGTACCTACTTAAGAGAAGAAGCGCCAATTATGGGACTTTACTCAAGTGGAGGCTCCTCTCCAGTCCACAAGCACCAGGAGACATTTCCCTAATACCGATCACTTCACACTTCCCTATGACTGCTGACTTCTTATTTCTAAAAGCCTATTTAGATACGGCCGATAGCGGCAGTTAAAGGGCCGTGGGCTCAGAGTTCACCTATGGTTGTGTTTACACAGAACAATCGTCACTACAATCAGTCTGTGCCCatagagtatcactgtgctcggtaaggccatgttcacactttgcggttttta is a window of Ranitomeya variabilis isolate aRanVar5 chromosome 2, aRanVar5.hap1, whole genome shotgun sequence DNA encoding:
- the PLN gene encoding phospholamban encodes the protein MDKVQHIRSAMRRASNIEVTPQTRRNLQELFVNFSLILICLLLICIIVMLL